The proteins below come from a single Vicia villosa cultivar HV-30 ecotype Madison, WI unplaced genomic scaffold, Vvil1.0 ctg.003487F_1_1, whole genome shotgun sequence genomic window:
- the LOC131641054 gene encoding uncharacterized protein LOC131641054, with translation MIHMCSMEHYQFYRSWMYDRMFPGRRGLKPLFMEGVAAFLSCAFAQECCRREGGVRCPCLKCGCRNIISDPSEVKRHLERVGFRPNYWVWTSNGETMQEMNREASSSQTHIELDINRVDPGSSSSHMQCQDQFNLVEEMFTDALGVNVAYDEPQDLDGEELPNEKAQRFYQLLKEINIPLFEGSSDSKLSMCVRLLAAKSNWNVPDQCLEFFARLMLDATPVKENMPTSYYDAKRVVSKLGLEVKKIDCCIRGCMLFYDNEFGTNDGELEECKFCESPRYLVSSKGVDQRQNRIAAKSMFYLPIIPRLQRMFASMHSASQMAWHHTNRISSGMMRHPSDGEAWKHFDRVHPEFALEPRNVRLGLCSDGFTPYNFSGNAYSCWPVIVTPYNLPPDMCMTKPYMFLTCIIPGPSSPKAGIDVYLQPLIDDLKRLWVGAWTYDVSRKQNFNMRAALMWTINDFPAYGMLSGWGTHGKMGCPHCMNHTKAFTLDFGGKSSWFDCHRRFLPTNHEFRRNKDAFRKGIKVKDLPPPRLSSTQVWNNVCDLPKFTDYGEARRIKGYGVDHNWTKRSIFWDLPYWKDNLLRHNLDVMHIEKNFFDNVLNTVMDNEKTKDNEKARKDMELYCNRKELELKPRPNGKLLKPKACYTLTPQEAKAVCRWLNELRMPDGYSSNLARCADANTGKLHGMKSHDCHIFMERLLPIAFSSLPKNVLNPLTEISQFFKDICASTLRVDDIIKLDRNIPVILCKLEQIFPPGFFDSMEHLPVHLAYEAFLGGPVQYRWMYPFERFMGDSKRSVKNKARVEGSICAHYIHRETSHFCSHYFNHMMLSPRIIRNEVHFSERSQFTLSVFGRPGRPAGKKSEHWLSQKEMQSAHVHVLINCVEVKPYLEAFGTYYYQSTGEQPSTGYTHAYFPTWFKQQLSCTVTLSPDLIHLRNLSEGPSQRVSEWHTYFVNGYKFHTEEWSVGKKTVNSGVVVKGVTEGGEDDLYGVITHIYELVYNYMDSENKVVLFYCDWYDPSSRGTKIDKKYNTVEIRRDRKYKEYDPFIMAHNVRQVYYVPYPSITPRKREWCVVIKSNPMGHIETDELMEDVAYQHDEISPVNEVIETEEIVSLCDTAVEGQQVDASILLSTNPMEEEHEELGESEDNNIRCDEDNEDYDDE, from the exons ATGATTCACATGTGCAGTATGGAACATTACCAAttctatcgtagttggatgtatgaTAGAATGTTTCCTGGACGACGTGGGCTTAAACCACTTTTTATGGAAGGAGTTGCCGCGTTTCTCTCGTGtgcgtttgctcaagaatgttgtcgcAGGGAAGGAGGGGTAAGGTGTCCGTGTTTAAAGTGTGGTTGCAGAAATATTATTAGTGACCCTAGTGAAGTGAAGCGTCACTTGGAGAGAGTGGGTTTTAGGCCAAATTACTGGGTTTGGACATCTAATGGGGAAACAATGCAGGAGATGAATAGAGAGGCTTCTAGCAGTCAAACACATATAGAACTAGATATAAATAGAGTTGATCCAGGGAGTAGTTCATCACATATGCAGTGCCAGGACCAATTTAATCTCGTCGAGGAGATGTTCACTGACGCATTAGGGGTGAATGTGGCGTATGATGAACCACAAGACttagatggagaagagctcccgaaTGAGAAAGCTCAAAGGTTTTATCAGCTgttgaaagaaataaatataccATTGTTTGAGGGGTCTTCTGACTCTAagctatcaatgtgtgtgagacttTTGGCTGCGAaatcaaattggaatgttcctgatcagtgtttagaATTCTTTGCGAGATTGATGTTGGACGCGACTCCTGTGAAAGAAAACATGCCTACAAGTTATTATGATGCAAAGAgggtggtgtcgaagttgggattAGAAGTtaaaaagattgattgttgcattagaggttgcatgttgttttatgacaacgAGTTTGGTACAAATGATGGGgaattggaggaatgtaagttttgcgaGAGTCCGAGGTATTTAGTTAGCAGTAAAGGAGTTGACCAAAGGCAAAATCGCATTGCAGCGAAATCTATGTTCTATCTACCAATAATACCTAGGTTGCAAAGAATGTTTgcatcaatgcacagtgcaagccaAATGGCATGGCACCATACAAACAGAATTAGTTCAGGCATgatgcgacatccatctgatggcgaggcatggaaacacTTTGATAGAGTTCATCCTGAATTTGCACTTGAACCTAGGAATGTCCgacttggattatgctcagatgggtTCACTCCTTATAATTTTTCAGGAAatgcatattcttgttggccagttattgttacCCCGTACAATCTCCCTCCTGATATGTGCATGACGAAACCTTACATGTTTTTGACATGCATCATTCCGGGACCGTCGAGTCCAAAGGCGGGAATCGATGTTTATttgcaacctttaattgatgatctcAAGAGGCTGTGGGTGGGAGCGTGGACTTATGATGTGTCtcgtaaacaaaattttaatatgcGAGCGGCTTTGATGTGGACAATTAATGACTTTcctgcatatggcatgttgtctggatgGGGTACACATGGTAAAATGGGATGTCCGCATTGCATGAATCACACAAAAGCGTTTACTTtggactttggtgggaaaagttcgtggtttgactgtcatcgTAGGTTCTTACCTACCAACCATGAATTTAGAAGGAATAAAGATGCTTTTAGAAAAGGAATAAAAGTAAAAGATCTACCTCCCCCTCGATTGTCATCGACTCAAGTATGGAATAATGTTTGTGACCTACCAAAATTCACAGACTATGGTGAAGCACGTAGAATTAAAGGATATGGGGTTGACcataattggacaaaaagaagtatcttTTGGGACCTCCCATACTGGAAGGATAATTTGTTGCGTCATAAtcttgatgttatgcatattgagaagaacttTTTTGATAATGTGCTTAACACGGTGATGGATAATGAGAAGACAAAAGACAATGAGAAGGCTAGGAAAGACATGGAACTTTATTGTAATCGAAAAGAATTGGAGTTGAAACCTCGACCAAACGGaaaattattaaaacccaaggcttgttacACTCTTACTCCCCAAGAAGCAAAAGCTGTATGTCGGTGGTTAAATGAATTGAGGATGCCTGATGGTTATTCTTCTAACCTGGCAAGATGTGCTGACGCCAACACTGGGAAattgcatggaatgaaaagtcacgattgtcatATTTTCATGGAACGATTACTTCCAATTGCATTCAGTTCATTGCCCAAGAATGTGCTTAATCCACTTACTGAGATCAGTCAATTTTTTAAAGACATTTGTGCTTCAACTTTAAGAGTAGACGACATCATTAAATTGGACCGAAATATTCCTGTCATTCTTTGCAAGTTGGAGCAAATATTCCCGCCAGGTTTCTTTGATTCTATGGAGCATCTCCCTGTGCATCTTGCTTATGAAGCTTTTCTAGGTGGACCTGTTCAATATAGATGGATGTATCCATTTGAAcgattcatgggtgattcaaagcgatcagttAAAAATAAGGCACGAGTTgagggatcaatttgtgcacattATATACATcgcgaaacatcacatttttgctctCATTATTTCAATCATATGATGTTGTCTCCAAGAATCATAAGGAATGAAGTTCACTTcagtgaaagaagtcaatttacctTATCAGTTTTCGGTCGTCCAGGCCGTCCCGCAGGGAAGAAGAGTGAGCATTGGCTTTCACAAAAAGAAATGCAGTCTGCTCATGTTCATGTGCTGAttaactgcgttgaagttaaaccatatcttga GGCATTTGGTACCTACTATTATCAAAGCACAGGCGAACAACCATCGACTGGTTACACACATGCCTATTTTCCAACATGGTTTAAGCAGCAATTATCATGTACTGTTACACTAAGTCCCGACTTAATACATTTGCGAAATTTGTCTGAAGGCCCTAGTCAACGTGTAAGTGAATGGCACACATATTTTGTAAACGGTTACAAATTTCACACTGAGGAATGGAGTGTAGGGAAGAAAACCGTAAACAGTGGTGTAgtcgtaaaaggagttacagaggGAGGTGAGGACGACTTATATGGGGTTATCACACATATTTACGAGTTGGTTTATAATTATATGGActcggaaaataaagttgtcttattTTATTGTGATTGGTATGATCCATCTTCTAGAGGaacaaaaattgataaaaagtATAACACTGTTgagattcgaagagatagaaagtacaaagagtatgaccctttcattATGGCACAtaatgttaggcaagtttattatgtaccttatccttcaaTTACCCCACGGAAACGAGAATGGTGTGTTGTAATCAAGTCCAACCCAATGGGTCACATTGAGACTGATGAGTTAATGGAAGATGTTGCATACCAACATGATGAGATTTCACCTGTTAATGAGGTAATTGAAACAGAGGAGATTGTAAGTTTGTGTGATACTGCAGTTGAGGGTCAACAAGTTGACGCAAGTATCTTGTTGTCAACAAATCCTATGgaagaagagcatgaagagcTAGGAGAGTCTGAAGACAATAATATCAGATGCGATGAAGACAATGAAGATTATGATGATGAATAA
- the LOC131641051 gene encoding uncharacterized protein LOC131641051: MRNVRLKWEAKGTRPRWIGEDIFPQLIDHWNSDKFKEISEQAKKNRASEVGGCNYAAGSISVAEVARRMREELGRTPLLNELHMETHLKRNGEFIDERAKITQENFDKELAIKLSEHPEIPEPPPVYPVDPSIGFQTWYKVSGGKKKNGRVYCTGGYSKNIKRRSRDFKMRYADGEGSSTPPILTAEMLETVRNLANTEAAQQVAARNLEIEEMKRKQLEMQEEMQRRERELQEEMRREFQEEMRRQAQEYQEAMRIANERSQRFDQFFASQNMSCGGFGGTSGHGGADEEEEEQDGGIIKFTYLSLF; encoded by the exons ATGAGGAATGTTAGACTTAAATGGGAAGCAAAAGGGACGCGTCCACGTTGGATAGGAGAAGATATATTCCCACAGCTTATTGATCATTGGAATTCTGATAAGTTTAAGGAAATATCTGAGCaggcaaagaaaaatagagcatCTGAAGTTGGTGGCTGCAACTACGCAGCGGGAAGTATTAGTGTGGCTGAAGTTGCGCGAAGGATG cgTGAAGAATTAGGCAGAACTCCACTTCTTAATGAGCTCCACATGGAGACTCATCTCAAGAGAAATGGAGAGTTTATTGACGAGCGCGCAAAAATCACTCAA gaGAATTTTGATAAAGAACTTGCCATAAAGTTGTCAGAGCATCCTGAAATACCCGAACCACCACCGGTGTATCCTGTTGACCCCAGTATTGGTTTTCAGACTTGGTATAAGGTTTCAGgtggaaagaagaaaaatgggaGAGTGTATTGTACTGGAGGGTATTCCAAAAATATCAAGCGACGTAGTAGAGATTTCAAAATGAGATATGCTGATGGAGAAGGATCATCCACTCCACCTATATTAACCGCCGAAATGCTTGAAACTGTGAGAAACTTGGCAAATACTGAGGCAGCACAACAAGTAGCAGCaagaaatttggaaattgaagagatgaagagaaaacaattagagatgcaggaggaaatgcaaagaagagaaagagaattacAGGAAGAAATGAGGAGAGAATTTCAGGAAGAAATGAGGAGGCAGGCACAGGAATATCAAGAAGCAATGCGAATTGCAAATGAGCGGTCACAAAGGTTTGATCAATTTTTTGCTTCACAAAATATGAGTTGTGGTGGATTTGGAGGAACTAGTGGACATGGAGGAGctgatgaagaagaggaggaacaagatgggggaataattaaatttacatatttaagtttattttaa